GGATCTGTATGTAATGTCCAATCCTGGGAAAAACACTAGGTGGCCCCATGAGACAGGAGGCTGCTAACCTCCATCTTCTCCTCAGTCAGCTTTGTGGAGATATTCAGTGTCTCAGGATGTCACAGAGCTTTAAGAAAAAACCGTCGTAGTTCCATCTTGAAGCcaaatcactttcttcctcagaaTGTAATCTTCAAGAAACtagatttttgtttgtatggAAATGTGCACATATTAATATACAAAGCCTCATtagcataaaaaacaaaactatttaCCTGAAGCCAACAAACCCAGAGTTAAGGTCAGTTTTGAATTGGAATTCTTCTTTACCTGAGTTTGTGCTTGAACAGTGTGTAAACTCTTCGTCTCTTGTCTTCTTTGAAAGAGATCAGATTTAATATGATCCTATCCTCAGGAGTTCGAGACTGACGCTGAGAGTGTGAGCTCCTACCTGCCTCAGGTGTCTGTTATTACTGCTAATCAATCACACTCAGTGAGCTGTGTACTACAGGCTTCCTGACAGTGCTGACGGCTTCTGCACATGGTCCAGAAGggtggagcaaaaaaaaaaaaagtacaggaaAACTAAACAGAACTATGTCCAAATCTTAATTAAAAGTGAAAGCACCTAGTCTACGTTATGTATGAGTGAAAGTgtgtacacattttaaacatactcaggtattttaaattaaaatgtaattgatGTGAACTGAAATTAGAAAGTTTCCCCCCAGAATGGTGCGAATTTATAACTTCATAAAAAATTGTCACAACTCTATAGACTCATATTTCATTCATAACCATTTGCATGTTCACTGGACTCAGGTTAATGTTAGGATTAACTACATCACACTCATTTGTTACAATTTGTATGAAATTTCACAACACTTCTTAAgtttgagaaaaataaaataatgttcttAAAACCTGAACAACAGATTTGTTGTATCCGTACAACCTGGTATGGATTTGATTGGAtgttttaaacataattaattaattagctttAAAAGTCTCAGTGCCAGTCAGAAGAAAACAATCAATCAGTCGTGATTTCTGAGGATTGTAGCGAGTAAACTGGAAAGTCTAAACGATAATGTGAGGAGTAAAGAGTCCAGAGTGCATCgtatcattttaaatttataatcaGGTAAAATATGCCACCTCAGGTAAATTACACAACtttgaagatgaaaaaaatgatcacaCAGAGATCAGAGGTAAAGTATGTAGCTTTACTGAAAAATGTACAATTCCACTGTAAGGCACACAGATTCAACAGTCTCATCAGAGCTACATCAGAATGAACAGAGATAAAGTCATGACTGgatcagtgtttatttttcatacttTGCTGGATGTGACAATACAGATACACAGTTTTTCCTcctaaattagaaaaaaaaaaatacccaaaaCATAGAATCAGAAGCACAGTGGATTTTGCAGTGTTGATATCTCTGTAGTGTTATAAAGCTTTCTAATTAGTGATTAGTAATTATGCAGTTTGCAGGTCAGGATTTCCAggagcatcagtgtgtgtgtgtgtgtgtgtgtgtgtgtgtgtgtgtgtaatgattactGTACATAATCTGTGGTCAGGAATGTGTTTGGATTTAGCGCTAAACATAATCTCGGTCTAATGAAGAGCAGAACCAGTGTGGAAAATAACACCAACATGAATCAATAAACCAACACTGCACAACCTTTTCCATGATATAAATctattgttaataaattaataaagggCCGCTTTTGAAAAATCTACACCTTAATGTTAGAAACCTCTAATAATCTCTCCtatttttcatataaaagcTAGCAGGTGAAGCTAGTGATTCTGAAAAGTTTGATAAAAAGGTAGAAAAGCTTCCAGAAGGCAAAGACAACAGGAAATGTCTAGCAGCTTGCTGCTTTCTGTACAATGAAGAAAACCTATTCACTTCATTCTAATGTGCCCTTTTGTTACTTTCTTAGAAAAACACAAGTTCCTCACAGGTTCTCCAGACAGGTAAGGGTTCCTAACGTCGTAAGGTTTTACTGGTAGCCCTTTGTAAATAGGGAAACACTCTATTGTAAGTTTTTATAAGGAATCTTAAATCATTTCCCCACAGGGACTcataagggttctagatttaagcttctttttgtttagtgtATTTACGGTAGACATGTTACTCCAGTGATTACGGTAGATTGCCCCATCAGTTAGTGTTCTTAACTTAGCACTAACACAGCACTGAAAAGTCTAATAATAGCAGAAAGTAGCATTATAGTAATGATCTTCCATGGACAATCAGAACCCCATTATAAAGTGAATTACCTTATAATGAAGGTTTCATATTTCACACACCTGACAGAATAGGGCTGTAACACTACAGTATCAGGacaaacattacattacaccaGTAAAGGACAGCAGAGTGACTTTTTCCTAGcagttcaaacaaaaaaataatgaagtgaTGAAGCGACAGATATGTAGAAttatataaaccttttttttccaaaagcagACAGAATTTTGAAGGCTGTACGTTAAAGTCCAGAGCTACTTGTAGTCTTGAAATTACAGTACCTAGAGAGACTCTACAAGTGTATGAAAGGATTCTCCATCTTTAATATAGTAAGGAAGTGACCACATTAActcccaaaataaaaaaaaaatgaaataaaaaatatatatgtaacagTTCAATCCTGCTTTGAATGGTCCACTTCATGTCtcatcattttaaatcattttaaattccatGTCCGAACTCGAAGAACTCAAAggtcgtctttttttttttttttttttttcgtaacaGTTTTCTCACTTGAGGATGCAGGAAATGGGCCATTCAGCCAGGACTGGTTTAGTGTGAATACGATACTGCGGTTTAGGAAGAGCTACACGTGGATCATGCACAGTGTAGGAGCAAGACGTCCAGCAACAAGACTGCTCACAACACTGTAGTAAAgtgaagagagtgtgtgtgtgtgtgtgtgtgtgtgtgtgtgtgtgtgtgtgttgctccaCGAAGTCTTTTCAGATGACCATCACCTGTGCCAgagcaagaaaataaaattagtgtgcgtatgacaacaaaaaaaataagcaaatgcTTGACATGACTGTAACTGTTTAGATCATTTAATGCTGCTGAAGAAATGACAGAAGATGAAAAAGAGTGAAATTTTTTGTATGTAATTATGATCACCCTTAAACCTTtatcattctttatttaatcatcATCCCTTATTATTGTCTCTTGACCACAAATTAAATGTCTATCAGGCTCACTTCACCCCAAGTGTAGTCAATTAGTTAAATCATGTTTGAAGTTCTTTAGCACTTTCGCAATAAAGGAAGTGTACAGCTACAAGCTTAGCATTGTGCGTACGCTGACACTAGCGAGTGACAAAGTGACAGACAGTCATTCATTTTCGACGTGATTTcgtgacaataaataaaataaagacaataaacaataaagtaCCAGCGCTATATTTAAACTGAATATTAGCTGCGACGCattaaagcgacaaatccaaaaaaaaaaaactggctctAACggttcctcagaccaatcctacGGCGCGTGTGGTCCGACGCTACTTCAGTTCCCTGCTCACAACTTTAGCTCCaccctgcaattagttcccatttactgtctgacgcaaaaatggaagaaaaacttacaaCCGTGatttcatcttctcctgtcaTACACAACCTAATGTTTACAGAGACATTTCGAGGAAAAAGAAAGCTCGGAAGAAGGAAGaagcagagattgttggtgcctctggtgcgtgtatgtagctagtacagttagctcgctttgctaagCTAATCTGAAAACGAAGCTAGTGCGAAGCCGGGCATGTAACATGTAACGAAGTGATGTATTGCTTCTACTGTTTCTCATCGCAATCCACTCGTTCCACAAGTGCAAACAGTAGCGGCTACACGGTTCAGGGTACCTCAGAGCAGGCCACAGGATTTGGGAGGGCGGAAGGGGTTATCGCCGGACGGGACGCCCATCAGCAGCGGGTCTTTATGAGCGTTCTGGAGACAGAAATTCTTCAGATCTGTGGCTGCCTGAGAGACCTGAACAAACAACACGTTTAACATCAAGCAAAACAAATCTGCGGGAAAATACAAATGCAACTACTCCTCATTATAACCAtcatctcatttatttatttatttacctcatttattaattaatttatttatttacatttaccatCAAGCAAAACGATTCCTCAGGAAAATACAAGTGCAACTACTCCTTATTATAACAATCAtctcacttatttatttatttatttatttatttatctatttatctcatttatttatttgtttttatttattcatttaattatttatttatatttaacatcaaGCAAAACAAATCCCTGGGAAAATACAAATGCAACTACTCCTCattataacattaattaattaattcattaatttgtttgtttatttacatttaacatcaaGAAATATGATGCATGTGAAAATACTACAAATAATTTTCACTATATTTGAACTTTCCATTTCCACTTTCAAAAACGGAAATTTCTGCTTccaagtttttttgtttttttggatattttttcatCCAACTTTCATCCTTCCACAATAC
This Pangasianodon hypophthalmus isolate fPanHyp1 chromosome 26, fPanHyp1.pri, whole genome shotgun sequence DNA region includes the following protein-coding sequences:
- the si:ch211-286b5.5 gene encoding guanine nucleotide-binding protein G(I)/G(S)/G(O) subunit gamma-5, which gives rise to MSNNNATSTSLAVAHKAVKQLRLEASVRRITVSQAATDLKNFCLQNAHKDPLLMGVPSGDNPFRPPKSCGLL